Proteins from one Microtus pennsylvanicus isolate mMicPen1 chromosome 7, mMicPen1.hap1, whole genome shotgun sequence genomic window:
- the Glmp gene encoding glycosylated lysosomal membrane protein gives MCCCWEPYWGWVPCAPTPWLLLSLVCAAPFGLLGEETRQVYMEVISGGSNPQNLLHIRAVGTNSTLHYVWGTLGPPAVVLAATNTTQSVLSVNWSLLLSPDPDGGLMVLPKNSIQFSSALVFTRLLEFDSTKVSEGAAQPSGKQYPPYSLAEFSWNSSWDRTTLSSAFQGHPIDDPTGAFANGSLAFKVQAFSGSGRPAQPPRLLHSADACQLEVALVGASPRGNHSLFGLEVATLDTGLGCPSVKELHSIDDEYAPAVFQLDQLLWDSSPSGFMQWRPVAFSQKQRGRESALPCQVSSLNYTLAHSLPRSPVVQAFFGSQKNFCAFTLTFGAPTGPGYWDEYYLSWSMLLGVGVPPVDSLSPLVLGIMAVALGTPGLLLLGGGLFLLLRHKPYSEYQSIN, from the exons ATGTGCTGCTGTTGGGAACCTTACTGGGGCTGGGTACCCTGTGCCCCAACCCCATGGCTCCTTTTGAGTCTTGTGTGTGCAGCTCCATTTGGCCTGCTGGGAGAAGAGACTCGCCAG GTATATATGGAGGTTATTTCCGGTGgatcaaatccccagaacctgctTCATATCAGGGCAGTGGGCACCAACTCCACCCTGCACTATGTATGGGGCACCCTAGGGCCTCCAGCTGTGGTGCTGGCGGCCACCAACACCACGCAGAGTGTCCTGAGTGTCAACTGGAGTCTCCTGCTGTCTCCTGATCCCGATGGGGGTCTAATGGTGCTCCCCAAGAACAGCATCCAGTTTTCTTCTGCTCTTGTCTTCACCAGG CTGCTTGAATTTGACAGCACCAAGGTCTCCGAAGGGGCAGCCCAGCCCTCAGGAAAGCAATACCCTCCCTACTCCTTGGCTGAGTTCTCCTGGAACAGCTCCTGGGACCGCACCACTCTGAGCTCCGCTTTCCAAGGCCACCCTATAGATGACCCTACTGGAGCATTTGCCAATGGCAGCCTGGCCTTCAAG gTCCAGGCCTTTTCGGGATCTGGCCGACCTGCCCAGCCCCCTCGCCTCCTGCACAGCGCAGACGCCTGCCAGCTAGAAGTTGCCCTGGTTGGAGCGTCTCCTCGTGGAAACCACTCCTTGTTTGGCCTAGAAGTGGCCACCTTGGATACTGGCCTTGGCTGCCCTTCCGTGAAAGAGCTGCACTCCATCGACGATGAGTACGCACCTGCTGTCTTCCAG CTGGACCAGTTGTTGTGGGACTCTTCACCATCTGGCTTCATGCAATGGCGACCAGTGGCTTTCTCTCAGAAGCAGCGGGGTCGAGAATCAGCCCTCCCCTGCCAGGTGTCCTCCCTTAACTACACCTTGGCACATTCGCTCCCTCGCTCACCTGTTGTCCAAGCCTTCTTTGGGTCCCAGAAAAACTTCTGTGCCTTCACTCTGACATTTGGGGCTCCCACAGGCCCTGGCTACTGGGACGAATACTACCTCTCCTG GTCAATGCTTCTGGGAGTGGGTGTCCCTCCAGTGGACTCCTTATCTCCACTGGTCCTCGGAATCATGGCAGTGGCCCTGGGAACTCCAGGGCTCCTGTTGCTGGGGGGAGGCCTGTTTCTGCTGCTGCGACACAAGCCGTATTCTGAGTACCAGTCCATCAACTGA
- the Tmem79 gene encoding transmembrane protein 79 has translation MTEPETLALLEMKAPEAPEKSLPRALAPTDRQLEGEDGTESPGAESLRLGSSVGSPTVREGPEDGPDSTISEAATLPWGTDPQYIVPLPDPPGWRDIEPEPLELEPLPKSEEPLPKSEEPLKDDASLLPEKSVRAFVPIDLQCIERRPQEECIVHRKAGQAERRNFLPTRLSHHELPERKWAEAVVRPPGRSCGGCGSCGGREALRAVASVAAALIFFPCLLYGAYAFLPFDAPRLPTMSSRLIYTLRCGVFATFPIVLGLLVYGLSLLCFSALRPFGEPRREVEIHRQYVAQSVQLFILYFFNLAVLSTYLPQDTLKLLPLLTGLFAVSRLIYWLTFAVGRSFRGFGYGLTFLPLLAMLMWNLYYMFMVEPERMLTASESRLDYPDHVRSLSDYRSRSWG, from the exons ATGACAGAACCGGAGACACTGGCCCTGCTGGAAATGAAGGCACCTGAGGCTCCAGAGAAGAGCTTACCACGAGCTTTAGCCCCCACTGACCGGCAGCTGGAGGGAGAAGATGGGACTgagtcccctggagctgagtCTCTCAGACTGGGGTCTTCAGTTGGTTCCCCTACAGTCAGAGAGGGGCCCGAGGATGGTCCAGACAGCACTATCAGTGAAGCCGCGACTTTGCCTTGGGGAACTGACCCCCAGTACATCGTTCCGCTTCCAGATCCCCCAGGCTGGCGAGATATTGAACCAGAGCCCTTAGAGTTGGAACCACTCCCTAAGTCGGAGGAACCGCTCCCTAAGTCGGAGGAACCGCTCAAAGATGATGCCAGTTTGCTCCCTGAGAAGTCAGTTAGGGCCTTCGTGCCCATTGATTTACAGTGCATTGAGCGGAGGCCGCAGGAGGAGTGCATTGTGCATCGTAAGGCCGGACAGGCTGAGCGTAGGAATTTCCTGCCAACCCGACTCAGCCACCATGAGCTTCCAGAGCGCAAGTGGGCTGAGGCAGTTGTGAGACCTCCTGGCCGGTCTTGTGGGGGCTGCGGGAGCTGTGGAGGCCGCGAGGCGCTGAGGGCTGTAGCCTCGGTGGCTGCTGCTCTCATTTTCTTCCCCTGCCTGCTGTATGGAGCTTACGCCTTCCTGCCCTTCGACGCTCCGAGGCTGCCCACCATGAGTTCCCGCTTGATCTACACCCTACGCTGTGGGGTCTTTGCCACCTTCCCTATCGTACTAG GGCTCCTAGTGTACGGCCTGAGCCTGCTGTGCTTCTCCGCCCTCCGGCCCTTTGGAGAGCCGCGGCGGGAAGTAGAGATCCACCGGCAGTACGTGGCCCAGTCCGTGCAGCTCTTCATCCTCTACTTCTTTAACCTGGCCGTGCTTTCCACCTATCTGCCCCAGGACACCCTCAAACTGCTGCCTCTGCTCACTGGTCTGTTTGCAGTATCTCG GCTGATTTACTGGCTGACCTTTGCTGTCGGGCGCTCCTTCCGAGGCTTCGGCTACGGGCTGACTTTCCTGCCGCTGTTGGCCATGCTGATGTGGAACCTCTACTACATGTTCATGGTGGAGCCGGAGCGCATGCTCACTGCCTCGGAGAGCCGCTTGGACTATCCAGACCACGTTCGATCCCTCTCCGACTACAGGTCACGCTCATGGGGCTGA